One region of Chlorobiota bacterium genomic DNA includes:
- the dnaK gene encoding molecular chaperone DnaK, producing the protein MGKIIGIDLGTTNSVVAVMEGTTPTVIPNSEGARTTPSVIGFTKTGDRVVGQAAKRQAVTNPKNTIYSIKRFMGRTAAEVKEEEKMIPYEVVSGEGGTTVRVRIDDRLYSPPEISAMVLQKMKQTAEDYLGQKVTEAVITVPAYFNDSQRQATKDAGEIAGLQVRRIINEPTAAALAYGMDKKGQNQKIAVFDLGGGTFDISVLELGDGVFEVKSTNGDTHLGGDNFDQRLVDFLADEFKKSDGVDLRNDPMALQRLKEAAEKAKIELSQSLQTDVNLPFITATADGPKHLNLMITRAKFEQLCEDLFKRTVAPLQQALKDSGLGPHQIDEVILVGGSTRIPKVQQMVREFFGKEPNRGVNPDEVVAIGAAIQGAVLSGDVQDVLLLDVTPLTLGIETLGGVMTPMIPSNTTIPTRKSEIFSTASDNQPSVEINVLQGERPMAGDNKSLGKFHLDGIPPAPRGVPQVEVTFDIDANGILNVSAKDKATNKEQTIRITSSSGLAKDEIERMKREAQENSAADRKKKEEVELRNQADQTVFTTKKQLQELGDKMPADGKARIEAAAEKLETALKGGSIDDIRTAKDELDRAWSEVSQKMYSGGEPSASSSTNASNEEKKDVEDADYTIVEDEK; encoded by the coding sequence ATGGGAAAAATCATTGGAATTGACCTTGGAACCACGAACTCGGTGGTTGCGGTCATGGAAGGAACCACACCTACCGTTATTCCAAACAGCGAGGGAGCACGCACAACCCCGTCGGTAATCGGTTTTACCAAGACCGGCGACCGGGTGGTTGGCCAGGCGGCAAAGCGCCAGGCTGTTACCAATCCTAAGAACACGATTTACTCTATCAAGCGGTTTATGGGCCGCACGGCTGCCGAGGTGAAGGAAGAGGAGAAGATGATCCCATACGAGGTCGTAAGCGGCGAAGGGGGCACAACCGTTCGCGTCCGTATTGATGACCGCCTATACTCGCCGCCAGAAATCTCGGCTATGGTTCTGCAAAAAATGAAGCAGACTGCCGAAGACTATCTAGGCCAGAAAGTTACCGAGGCTGTTATCACTGTTCCGGCATACTTTAACGACTCACAGCGCCAAGCCACGAAAGATGCCGGTGAGATTGCTGGCCTTCAGGTTCGTCGCATTATCAACGAACCGACGGCTGCTGCGCTTGCGTACGGCATGGATAAAAAGGGGCAGAATCAAAAAATCGCAGTGTTCGATTTAGGGGGCGGAACGTTCGATATCTCCGTTTTGGAGTTAGGAGATGGCGTTTTTGAAGTAAAATCAACGAATGGGGACACTCATCTTGGTGGGGATAACTTTGACCAACGCTTGGTTGACTTCCTTGCTGATGAATTTAAGAAGAGCGATGGGGTAGATCTGCGGAACGACCCAATGGCACTGCAACGCCTGAAAGAGGCTGCAGAGAAAGCAAAAATTGAGCTTTCGCAATCGCTGCAAACCGATGTGAACCTTCCGTTCATCACTGCTACGGCCGATGGTCCAAAGCACTTGAACTTGATGATTACTCGAGCAAAATTCGAGCAACTTTGCGAGGACCTCTTCAAGCGGACGGTTGCCCCGCTTCAGCAGGCCTTAAAAGATTCGGGTCTTGGCCCGCATCAGATTGATGAGGTCATTTTGGTGGGTGGCTCCACTCGTATCCCAAAAGTTCAGCAGATGGTTCGGGAGTTCTTTGGAAAAGAACCGAATCGTGGCGTGAATCCAGATGAAGTGGTTGCAATTGGAGCCGCCATTCAAGGGGCTGTGCTTTCTGGGGATGTCCAGGATGTGTTGCTGCTTGACGTTACCCCGCTAACGCTGGGAATTGAGACTTTGGGTGGAGTGATGACACCAATGATTCCATCAAATACCACAATTCCAACGCGGAAATCGGAGATTTTTTCCACAGCGTCGGATAACCAGCCATCGGTGGAAATCAATGTTCTTCAAGGCGAGCGACCAATGGCTGGCGATAACAAATCGCTTGGCAAATTCCATTTGGATGGCATTCCGCCGGCTCCGCGTGGTGTTCCACAGGTTGAAGTTACCTTCGACATTGATGCCAACGGCATTTTGAATGTGTCAGCAAAGGACAAGGCCACGAACAAGGAGCAAACAATTCGGATAACGTCATCCAGCGGTTTAGCTAAAGATGAAATTGAGCGGATGAAGCGCGAAGCTCAGGAAAATTCTGCGGCTGACCGTAAGAAAAAAGAGGAAGTTGAGTTGCGCAATCAGGCCGATCAAACGGTGTTTACCACAAAGAAGCAACTTCAGGAGTTGGGCGATAAGATGCCTGCTGACGGAAAAGCACGCATTGAAGCCGCAGCCGAAAAGCTGGAAACAGCCCTGAAAGGAGGTTCAATTGATGATATCCGCACTGCTAAGGACGAGCTTGACCGTGCTTGGAGCGAGGTCTCTCAGAAAATGTACAGTGGTGGTGAGCCATCCGCGTCTTCCTCAACAAACGCTTCAAATGAAGAGAAAAAAGATGTTGAGGATGCTGACTACACAATCGTTGAAGATGAGAAATAG
- a CDS encoding leucyl aminopeptidase → MNFTVQQLQLEKVTADAVVVLVPQSEESFWDGSAELKKIAEAASPVLSSGDFTGARDTSAVAYTSWKKLPRIILVGYGETGQVSLEKLRRAGALAIQRATGLKCKTLAVVQPAIGSFTPADVAQAISEGLALGVYSYDKHISQKPNGGFSAPNKVVLLGLDAAEVKGMKVGAATGKAVSDGVLLARDLANAPSNEIDPQTLAARAKELSSVGVKVTVLTKAQIEKLGMGGLVAVNKGSEIPPSFIIMEWKGGGRNEQPLVFVGKGVTFDSGGISIKPGAGMADMKLDMGGAAAVIGAMHTIATLKLKQNVIGLVAATENMPSGTAFKPGDVIKHLNGKTSEIDNTDAEGRLILADALAYADRYKPQAVIDLATLTGACVVALGNVASGLMGNTPELNNRIRQSGDRTYDRVVELPLWEEYEELIKSDVADVKNSGGRGAGTITAGLFLKTFIGNYPWAHIDIAGTGMTSRPSGYINKGGTGAGVRLLVDFVQNWTSL, encoded by the coding sequence ATGAACTTCACTGTTCAGCAACTTCAGCTTGAGAAGGTGACGGCCGATGCCGTTGTTGTGTTGGTTCCGCAGTCGGAAGAGAGCTTCTGGGATGGCTCGGCGGAACTGAAAAAAATCGCCGAGGCGGCCAGCCCGGTCCTCTCCTCTGGTGACTTCACCGGCGCGCGCGACACCAGCGCAGTGGCCTACACCAGCTGGAAAAAACTTCCCCGCATCATTCTTGTGGGATATGGCGAAACCGGGCAGGTTTCCCTTGAAAAACTGCGCCGCGCGGGCGCGTTGGCAATCCAGCGCGCAACCGGACTAAAGTGCAAAACGCTTGCGGTGGTTCAGCCAGCCATTGGCAGTTTTACCCCAGCCGACGTTGCCCAAGCAATCAGCGAAGGCCTGGCGTTAGGGGTCTATTCCTACGATAAACACATTTCCCAGAAACCGAACGGCGGATTCTCCGCACCCAACAAAGTCGTGCTTCTTGGCCTTGATGCCGCCGAAGTGAAAGGGATGAAAGTTGGCGCAGCAACCGGGAAGGCAGTGTCGGATGGCGTGCTGCTGGCGCGTGATTTGGCCAACGCACCATCGAACGAAATTGACCCGCAGACGCTTGCTGCTCGGGCAAAAGAGCTAAGCAGCGTCGGGGTAAAAGTCACCGTTCTGACCAAAGCTCAGATTGAGAAATTGGGGATGGGTGGTTTGGTGGCAGTCAACAAGGGGAGCGAAATTCCTCCATCGTTTATCATCATGGAGTGGAAGGGGGGAGGCCGGAACGAGCAACCACTGGTGTTTGTGGGGAAAGGGGTGACGTTCGATTCGGGTGGCATCTCGATAAAACCCGGTGCGGGAATGGCCGATATGAAATTAGATATGGGTGGCGCGGCAGCGGTGATTGGCGCAATGCACACCATCGCCACGCTGAAACTTAAGCAAAACGTGATTGGCTTAGTGGCAGCCACCGAGAATATGCCATCGGGAACGGCGTTCAAGCCGGGTGATGTGATTAAGCACCTGAACGGCAAGACCTCCGAAATTGACAACACCGATGCCGAGGGCCGATTGATTCTTGCCGATGCGTTGGCCTACGCCGACCGCTACAAGCCGCAAGCCGTGATTGACCTTGCAACCTTGACCGGTGCTTGCGTTGTTGCGCTGGGCAACGTGGCCAGCGGTTTGATGGGGAACACCCCCGAGCTGAACAACCGCATCCGCCAATCGGGCGACCGGACGTACGACCGCGTGGTAGAGCTTCCGCTGTGGGAAGAGTATGAGGAGTTAATTAAAAGCGATGTTGCCGATGTGAAAAACTCCGGCGGGCGCGGTGCCGGAACAATCACCGCCGGGTTGTTCTTGAAAACATTTATTGGGAACTACCCCTGGGCGCACATTGACATTGCCGGCACGGGAATGACCTCGCGCCCATCTGGCTACATCAACAAAGGGGGAACAGGGGCGGGAGTTCGTTTGCTGGTTGATTTTGTTCAAAACTGGACCAGCCTTTAA
- a CDS encoding histone deacetylase, translating into MGTAFIYHPRYLLHNAGIPHPERPDRLRAIVERLKESGVWDQLHHIQPQPAERGWVELIHPPEYIAAIELAARSAPAFLDPDTPVGQESFDVALLAVGGAIAACDAVISGKCHNAFAAVRPPGHHAERATAMGFCLFNNVAIASRYLQQHHGLARVAILDWDVHHGNGTQHILEDDPSIFYISIHQHPLYPGTGLRTERGTGRGVGTTLNIPIPGGCGDSDYAVALNEVEEALNRFQPEFLLVSAGFDAHYRDPLASMQLTADGFQHLAKRVVQLAQLHCQNRLVMVLEGGYDLTGLSTSVQACLQEMLAVAGNVALS; encoded by the coding sequence ATGGGAACAGCCTTTATCTACCATCCCCGATACCTGCTCCACAACGCCGGCATCCCCCACCCCGAACGTCCCGACCGGCTGCGGGCAATTGTGGAGCGGCTGAAAGAATCGGGAGTGTGGGACCAACTCCACCATATCCAGCCGCAACCGGCGGAGCGTGGCTGGGTTGAGCTGATCCACCCACCGGAGTATATCGCCGCGATTGAACTGGCGGCGCGTTCGGCTCCGGCATTTCTGGACCCCGACACCCCGGTCGGCCAGGAATCGTTTGACGTTGCGTTGCTGGCGGTTGGCGGCGCGATTGCCGCTTGCGATGCGGTGATTTCTGGCAAGTGCCACAATGCCTTTGCTGCGGTCCGTCCGCCGGGCCACCACGCCGAACGCGCAACGGCGATGGGGTTCTGCTTGTTCAACAACGTGGCGATTGCGTCGCGGTATCTGCAACAACATCATGGCTTGGCGCGGGTGGCAATTCTGGATTGGGACGTTCATCACGGAAACGGAACCCAGCATATCCTGGAAGATGATCCCAGCATTTTCTACATCAGTATCCACCAGCACCCACTCTACCCGGGAACAGGGCTTCGCACCGAACGGGGAACCGGGCGCGGGGTCGGAACCACGCTCAACATCCCCATTCCTGGTGGTTGCGGCGATAGCGATTATGCCGTAGCATTGAACGAGGTTGAGGAAGCACTTAACCGTTTCCAGCCGGAGTTCCTGCTGGTTTCCGCCGGGTTCGATGCCCATTACCGCGACCCGCTGGCCTCCATGCAACTGACCGCCGATGGCTTCCAGCATCTGGCAAAAAGGGTTGTTCAGCTGGCCCAACTCCACTGCCAGAATCGCTTGGTGATGGTGTTGGAAGGGGGATATGATTTGACAGGCCTATCCACCAGCGTCCAGGCTTGTTTGCAGGAAATGCTGGCGGTTGCGGGGAATGTTGCCCTCTCTTAA
- a CDS encoding Hsp20/alpha crystallin family protein: MMKQNDEWLKTIEEVAGRIKDFIKANVQVDIDGDSPSPATATSSYPPMSVYYDADGFHIAAELPGMAKQDIAISLTDDGKVEISGNKGDGIDTNRAVVQLNDRYVGEFRRQVHLPKGLELDTASATASYTDGILRILIPRQAAPSKTGTTISID; the protein is encoded by the coding sequence ATGATGAAGCAGAACGATGAATGGCTAAAGACCATTGAAGAAGTTGCGGGGCGAATCAAAGATTTTATCAAAGCCAATGTTCAAGTAGATATAGATGGCGATTCTCCTTCGCCAGCCACCGCCACAAGCTCTTACCCTCCGATGTCCGTCTATTATGACGCGGATGGATTTCACATTGCAGCCGAACTACCGGGCATGGCCAAGCAGGACATCGCTATCTCGCTAACCGACGACGGCAAAGTGGAGATTTCGGGTAATAAAGGTGATGGAATAGATACCAATCGGGCAGTGGTGCAGTTGAACGACCGCTACGTGGGGGAGTTCCGCCGCCAAGTCCATCTTCCTAAAGGGCTTGAGCTTGATACCGCCAGCGCAACGGCTTCCTACACTGACGGTATCCTACGGATTCTGATCCCACGGCAAGCTGCACCAAGCAAAACAGGAACAACAATCAGCATTGACTAA
- the guaA gene encoding glutamine-hydrolyzing GMP synthase, protein MIADDRSLFLPLVFRSRLPQKWCWRRVSFPVQPATNPGNSVTHAERILILDYGSQYTQLIARKVRECGVYAEIHPFNIPLDTIREMSPVGIILSGGPSSVYGEDAPHSDPGIFDIGTPILGICYGLQLIAYQLGGAVDRSAKREFGRAHLQVDRTDSPLFAGLPDQSVVWMSHGDSLTEIPAGFQVIAHTSNAPICAVANVARSIYGVQFHPEVHHTPNGVQVLKNFVYGICNATGGWNATAFIEEAKREIKEKVGSGRVVCALSGGVDSSVLAVLLHEALGDQVLCIHIDNGLMRLGESQQVVEMFREKYHIPLDFVDASELFLSRLVGVTDPERKRKIIGTTFIEVFEEEAKKFADAEWLGQGTLYPDVIESVSFKGPSVTIKTHHNVGGLPERMKLKLIEPFRELFKDEVRAVGKELGLPDEFLYRHPFPGPGLAVRVLGEVTRERCDILRQADAIFMEELHRSGQYRETWQAFSVLLPISSVGVMGDERTYENVCALRAVTSTDGMTADWAHLPYDVLALCSNRIINEVRGINRVTYDISSKPPATIEWE, encoded by the coding sequence ATGATTGCCGATGATCGTTCGTTATTTTTGCCGCTTGTTTTTCGTTCGCGCCTCCCCCAAAAATGGTGTTGGAGGCGCGTATCGTTCCCAGTGCAACCAGCGACGAACCCAGGCAATTCCGTGACACATGCCGAACGCATTCTGATCCTTGATTATGGCTCACAGTACACCCAGTTGATAGCTCGCAAAGTCCGCGAGTGTGGGGTGTATGCGGAAATCCACCCGTTCAACATCCCCCTTGATACCATTCGCGAGATGTCCCCGGTCGGTATCATTCTTTCTGGTGGTCCTTCTTCGGTGTATGGTGAAGATGCGCCCCATTCCGACCCTGGGATTTTCGACATTGGAACGCCGATTCTTGGCATCTGCTACGGCCTGCAGCTGATTGCCTATCAGCTTGGCGGCGCGGTGGACCGTTCGGCAAAACGTGAGTTTGGGCGCGCCCACCTGCAAGTTGATCGAACCGATTCCCCACTGTTCGCTGGGCTGCCGGACCAATCGGTTGTTTGGATGAGCCATGGCGACTCGCTGACGGAAATCCCTGCTGGTTTCCAGGTGATTGCTCACACCTCCAACGCCCCAATCTGTGCCGTTGCGAACGTGGCCCGTTCCATTTACGGCGTTCAGTTCCACCCAGAGGTGCATCATACCCCCAACGGCGTTCAGGTTTTAAAGAATTTTGTGTACGGAATCTGCAACGCGACGGGCGGATGGAACGCCACCGCGTTTATTGAAGAAGCAAAGCGGGAGATCAAGGAGAAGGTGGGGAGCGGGCGGGTAGTCTGCGCACTTTCGGGCGGTGTGGACTCTAGTGTGCTGGCGGTGTTGCTGCACGAAGCACTTGGGGACCAGGTTCTTTGCATCCACATTGATAACGGGCTGATGCGGCTTGGGGAATCGCAGCAAGTGGTGGAGATGTTCCGCGAGAAATACCACATCCCCCTTGATTTTGTGGATGCCAGCGAACTCTTCCTTTCCCGACTGGTCGGCGTAACCGACCCGGAGCGGAAGCGGAAAATTATCGGCACAACCTTCATCGAAGTGTTTGAGGAAGAAGCGAAAAAGTTTGCCGATGCTGAGTGGTTGGGGCAGGGGACTCTCTATCCTGATGTTATCGAGTCGGTCTCCTTCAAGGGGCCATCGGTAACGATTAAAACGCACCACAACGTTGGCGGGCTGCCGGAACGGATGAAACTGAAGCTGATTGAGCCGTTCCGCGAGCTGTTCAAAGATGAGGTTCGGGCGGTTGGAAAGGAGCTTGGCTTGCCGGATGAGTTCCTCTATCGCCACCCATTCCCCGGGCCTGGGCTTGCAGTGCGTGTGCTGGGCGAAGTTACCCGCGAACGGTGCGACATCCTTCGCCAGGCCGATGCGATTTTCATGGAAGAGCTTCACCGCTCGGGCCAGTACCGCGAAACCTGGCAAGCATTTTCCGTGCTGCTGCCGATTTCATCGGTTGGGGTGATGGGGGACGAGCGCACGTATGAGAACGTCTGCGCGCTGCGTGCGGTCACCAGCACCGATGGAATGACGGCTGATTGGGCGCATCTTCCGTACGATGTTCTGGCCCTTTGCTCCAATCGCATCATCAACGAAGTTCGCGGAATCAACCGTGTCACCTACGACATCAGCTCCAAACCCCCGGCCACGATCGAGTGGGAATAG
- the serS gene encoding serine--tRNA ligase — translation MLDLKFIRDNLDLVRQNIAFRGVRNADADLVANLYQQRNAVIQQLESVRAGRNETSQKMKGKLDPEERQTLIEHGKQLKLQLEGLEAEERRLDEELMAAARNIPNMTHPAVPAGGEADSAVIATHGQPTTFTFPPKDHVTLGMDLGLLDFESAGTVTGQKFYYLKNEAALLELALVNYAVSKLVARGWTPYLTPDLARASILEAIGFNPRGEETQVYSIADTDLCLIGTAEITLGGMLKDRILRKEELPILMVGYSHCFRTEAGAHGAAQRGLYRVHQFSKVEMFAFTTPEQSEAMHQQMLDIEIEIFTELGLPFHVLDVAAGDLGGPAYRKFDIEAWMPSKNGYGEVTSTSNCTDFQSRRLMVRYRDENNATRFVHTLNGTAVAVPRAILAILENYQQEDGSVLIPEVLQPFMGGRKNILPKN, via the coding sequence ATGCTTGACCTAAAATTCATTCGCGACAACCTTGATCTTGTTCGCCAAAACATTGCCTTCCGCGGCGTTCGCAATGCCGATGCCGATCTGGTTGCAAACCTGTATCAGCAGCGCAATGCGGTGATTCAGCAATTGGAATCGGTGCGGGCTGGACGGAACGAGACCTCGCAAAAAATGAAAGGGAAGCTGGACCCCGAAGAACGCCAAACCTTGATTGAACATGGCAAACAGCTGAAACTTCAGCTGGAGGGTCTTGAGGCCGAGGAGCGGCGGCTGGACGAGGAGCTGATGGCCGCCGCGCGCAACATCCCGAACATGACCCACCCCGCAGTCCCCGCCGGTGGCGAAGCCGACAGCGCGGTGATTGCCACCCATGGCCAGCCAACAACCTTCACCTTCCCCCCGAAAGACCACGTTACCCTGGGGATGGATCTTGGGCTGCTCGATTTTGAAAGCGCCGGAACCGTCACCGGCCAGAAATTCTACTACCTGAAAAATGAGGCGGCGTTGCTGGAGCTTGCCCTGGTGAATTACGCCGTCAGCAAATTGGTGGCGCGTGGCTGGACTCCATATCTAACCCCGGACCTTGCCCGCGCCAGCATCCTTGAGGCAATCGGCTTCAACCCACGTGGCGAGGAAACGCAGGTGTACAGCATTGCCGACACCGATCTTTGTTTGATTGGAACCGCCGAAATCACCCTGGGCGGAATGCTGAAGGACCGCATCCTCCGCAAAGAAGAACTGCCGATTCTGATGGTTGGCTACAGCCACTGCTTCCGCACCGAAGCCGGGGCGCACGGCGCGGCGCAACGCGGGCTGTACCGGGTTCATCAGTTCAGCAAAGTGGAGATGTTCGCCTTCACAACGCCGGAGCAGAGCGAGGCGATGCACCAGCAGATGCTGGATATTGAGATTGAGATATTCACCGAGCTTGGCCTTCCGTTCCACGTGCTGGATGTTGCCGCCGGGGACCTGGGCGGGCCGGCCTACCGGAAGTTCGATATCGAAGCATGGATGCCTTCCAAAAATGGATATGGTGAAGTCACCAGCACCAGCAACTGCACCGACTTCCAATCGCGCCGGCTGATGGTCCGCTACCGCGACGAGAACAACGCCACCCGTTTTGTTCACACCCTGAACGGGACCGCCGTGGCAGTGCCGCGCGCAATCCTTGCCATTTTGGAGAATTACCAACAAGAAGATGGAAGCGTTCTGATCCCAGAAGTGCTGCAACCATTTATGGGCGGGCGGAAGAATATCCTGCCAAAAAACTGA
- the mnmE gene encoding tRNA uridine-5-carboxymethylaminomethyl(34) synthesis GTPase MnmE — protein MKYPLRDDTIVALSTASGEAAIAVIRYSGPDSVRIVQSLIQLRSNKNLSLLPPRRLANCAVLDSGAVLDEGMVVRFASPASYTGEDLVELHIHGNPIITDRILELSIELGARIASAGEFTRRAVVNGKMNLLQAEAVGALIAAESRQSVMLAHRQLHGELSEKLYSFRSQLLSLLARLELELDFIEEGYEFASEQEISDLLSAVRLYVEELIRTSPTAERLSRGPRILLLGRPNAGKSSLFNAILGYSRSLVSITPGTTRDYLEERFIHNGITIRLIDTAGIRDVNDEIEKEGIHRALGMVPVCDQILYLIDSTDSVLMDEEMGSVQELQRQYPAIPIVPVFTKSDVSHYRSSNHLTLSIKYPATITTLLDTLSMGATTQTSDLLALLNTRQLNLLKQIHGLIHEIQSQTGMIPTEVLSTLLREILEPISELVGETTSEDVLNTIFDSFCIGK, from the coding sequence ATGAAATATCCACTTCGTGATGATACTATCGTCGCACTATCAACAGCTTCTGGGGAAGCTGCCATTGCTGTTATTCGCTACAGTGGTCCAGATAGTGTTCGGATTGTGCAGTCGCTCATACAATTACGAAGCAACAAGAACCTTAGTTTGCTTCCGCCACGGAGGCTGGCAAACTGTGCTGTTTTAGACAGTGGGGCAGTATTGGATGAAGGGATGGTTGTACGATTCGCTTCACCAGCCTCCTACACAGGTGAAGACCTTGTGGAACTTCACATTCACGGCAACCCAATTATTACCGATCGAATACTTGAGTTGAGCATAGAGCTGGGGGCACGCATTGCATCTGCCGGAGAGTTTACACGCCGAGCCGTGGTGAATGGTAAGATGAATCTCTTACAGGCAGAAGCTGTTGGTGCTCTAATTGCCGCTGAATCCCGGCAATCGGTGATGTTGGCACACCGCCAGTTGCATGGTGAGCTATCTGAGAAACTTTACAGCTTTCGCAGTCAGCTCCTCTCATTACTTGCTAGATTAGAACTGGAGCTTGATTTTATTGAAGAGGGGTATGAGTTTGCTTCGGAACAAGAAATCAGCGATCTGCTGTCAGCTGTTCGATTGTACGTTGAAGAGCTGATTAGAACATCTCCAACTGCGGAACGGCTATCTCGGGGACCGCGAATTTTGTTGCTGGGTCGCCCTAACGCGGGTAAATCCAGCCTTTTTAACGCAATTTTGGGGTATTCGCGTTCATTAGTGAGCATCACCCCAGGCACTACTAGGGATTATTTGGAAGAGCGGTTTATCCATAATGGAATAACAATACGGCTGATTGATACCGCTGGTATTCGTGATGTGAATGATGAGATTGAAAAAGAAGGCATTCACAGAGCTTTAGGAATGGTTCCCGTTTGCGACCAAATTCTGTATCTCATAGATTCTACGGATTCGGTTTTGATGGATGAGGAAATGGGGTCCGTACAGGAGCTGCAACGCCAATATCCTGCGATTCCTATCGTTCCAGTGTTTACCAAATCAGATGTCTCTCATTATCGTTCCTCAAATCACCTTACCCTCTCTATTAAATATCCAGCGACAATCACAACCCTTCTGGATACTTTATCAATGGGGGCTACTACGCAGACCAGCGATCTCTTAGCGCTTCTAAATACCCGACAATTGAATCTACTGAAGCAGATACATGGGCTTATCCATGAGATTCAGAGTCAAACAGGGATGATACCAACAGAAGTTTTATCAACGCTGCTTCGAGAGATTTTGGAGCCTATCTCTGAATTGGTTGGCGAGACCACATCAGAAGATGTTTTGAACACAATTTTCGATTCGTTTTGCATAGGCAAATGA